The proteins below come from a single Stigmatopora argus isolate UIUO_Sarg chromosome 11, RoL_Sarg_1.0, whole genome shotgun sequence genomic window:
- the ppifa gene encoding peptidylprolyl isomerase Fa, with translation MLAVKNRIKFSSLGVAAARLLSSGPTENPVVFLDIEADGEPLGRIIIQLNADVVPKTAENFRALCTGEHGFGYKGCVFHRIIPQFMCQGGDFTNHNGTGGKSIYGKTFKDENFKLKHTEAGTLSMANSGPNTNGSQFFISTTKTEWLDGKHVVFGRVTSGMDVVTAMEAFGIHDGGVLKKIVVVDCGQVQ, from the exons ATGCTAGCCGTGAAAAACCGAATCAAATTCAGCTCCCTCGGCGTTGCTGCGGCGAGATTGCTCTCCTCCGGTCCCACCGAGAACCCAGTCGTCTTTCTGGACATTGAGGCGGACGGGGAGCCTCTGGGGAGAATTATTATTCAG CTCAATGCAGACGTGGTGCCAAAGACTGCAG AGAACTTTCGAGCGTTGTGCACCGGAGAGCATGGCTTTGGCTACAAGGGCTGTGTGTTCCACAGGATCATCCCGCAGTTCATGTGTCAA GGAGGCGATTTTACTAACCACAATGGCACAGGAGGCAAGTCGATATACGGGAAAACCTTCAAGGATGAAAACTTTAAGTTAAAGCATACAGAAGCAG GAACTCTGTCAATGGCCAACTCTGGTCCAAACACCAATGGTTCCCAGTTCTTTATCAGCACCACCAAAACTGAATG GCTGGACGGCAAGCACGTGGTCTTCGGACGGGTCACGTCGGGTATGGACGTGGTCACCGCCATGGAAGCGTTTGGGATACACGACGGTGGCGTGCTCAAGAAAATTGTCGTGGTGGATTGCGGGCAAGTCCAATAA